One genomic segment of Panicum virgatum strain AP13 chromosome 2N, P.virgatum_v5, whole genome shotgun sequence includes these proteins:
- the LOC120658735 gene encoding uncharacterized protein LOC120658735, translating into MQMAGSSSSSSSRSVLLLAVFAAAVVAALSAAPAPDESGSDASVMAPVEHTPIGSFEGADGPVADDATEDKDAAPVGSPIGTTMTEPKPELAPPGPPGSGATAASALVAAVAAAMAAAGAVVFAF; encoded by the coding sequence ATGCAAATGgcagggtcgtcgtcgtcgtcgtcgtcccgcTCCGTCCTGCTCCTCGCCGTCTtcgcggcggccgtggtggccgccttgtccgccgcccccgccccggaCGAGTCCGGCTCCGACGCGAGCGTGATGGCGCCCGTCGAGCACACCCCGATCGGCTCCTTCGAGGGCGCCGACGGGCCCGTCGCAGACGACGCCACGGAGGACAAGGACGCCGCGCCCGTGGGGTCCCCCATCGGCACCACCATGACGGAGCCCAAGCCGGAGCTCGCGCCCCCGGGGCCTCCCGGCAGCGGAGCCACCGCTGCTTCCGCGCTCGTGGCTgcagtcgccgccgccatggcggccgccggcgccgtcgtcttTGCCTTCTGA